A genomic window from Deltaproteobacteria bacterium includes:
- the fabG gene encoding 3-oxoacyl-[acyl-carrier-protein] reductase has protein sequence MMTEKKLIVVTGGSRGIGRAIVLALAAEGYDVHFTYVSRPDAAEAVSEEAQGIGGQATAHRLDVADWDAVKNFFEGPIKDSGHPYGLVNNAAITGDGLLVRMKQTQWASVLDVGLGGAFACLQQAAKVMMRQRQGRIVNISSVVGQSGNAGQANYSAAKAGLIGLTKAAAQELAPRGVTVNALAPGFIETDMTGSLDDEVRSRYLAHIPLARFGRPEEIAAAVSYFLSPLAGYVTGQVLGLNGGLYM, from the coding sequence ATGATGACGGAGAAAAAGCTGATCGTGGTCACCGGAGGGTCCCGGGGCATTGGCCGGGCCATTGTCCTGGCTTTGGCTGCCGAGGGCTACGATGTTCATTTCACCTACGTCAGCAGGCCCGACGCTGCTGAGGCGGTCAGCGAAGAGGCTCAAGGCATCGGGGGGCAGGCCACGGCCCATCGGCTGGACGTGGCCGACTGGGACGCGGTCAAGAATTTTTTCGAAGGACCCATCAAGGACTCGGGGCACCCTTACGGGCTGGTCAACAATGCGGCCATCACCGGAGACGGGCTTCTGGTTCGCATGAAGCAAACGCAATGGGCCTCGGTTCTTGACGTCGGTCTGGGAGGGGCTTTCGCATGTCTGCAGCAGGCGGCCAAGGTCATGATGCGGCAGCGTCAGGGTCGCATCGTGAACATCTCGTCCGTGGTCGGGCAGAGTGGGAACGCCGGGCAGGCCAACTATAGTGCGGCGAAGGCCGGGCTCATCGGTCTGACCAAGGCTGCGGCCCAGGAACTGGCTCCACGGGGCGTGACGGTCAATGCCTTGGCTCCCGGTTTTATCGAAACGGATATGACCGGATCCCTGGACGACGAGGTTCGAAGTCGATATCTGGCCCATATTCCTCTGGCCAGATTCGGCAGACCCGAGGAGATTGCCGCCGCGGTCTCCTATTTTCTTTCGCCCCTGGCGGGATATGTCACCGGCCAGGTGCTGGGGCTGAACGGCGGGCTGTACATGTAG
- a CDS encoding acyl carrier protein yields MSVEEKVKAIVVEQLGVSAEEVNPDSKFVEDLNADSLDLTELIMAMEEEFDVEINDDHAQNIVTVQDAVDYIKKSI; encoded by the coding sequence ATGTCCGTCGAAGAGAAAGTCAAAGCCATTGTGGTCGAGCAGCTCGGCGTCAGCGCCGAGGAAGTTAATCCAGATTCTAAGTTCGTCGAGGACTTGAACGCCGACTCCCTAGACCTGACCGAGTTGATCATGGCCATGGAGGAGGAGTTCGACGTCGAGATCAACGACGATCATGCCCAGAATATCGTCACGGTCCAGGACGCCGTGGATTACATCAAGAAGAGCATCTAG